A portion of the Panthera tigris isolate Pti1 chromosome E1, P.tigris_Pti1_mat1.1, whole genome shotgun sequence genome contains these proteins:
- the EPN2 gene encoding epsin-2 isoform X4 produces the protein MSREVAEQEERLRRGDDLRLQMALEESRRDTVKVPKKKEHGSHPQQTTLLDLMDALPSSGPAAQKAEPWGRSASANQTNPWGGPAAPASSSDPWPSFGAKPAAPVDPWGVPTGASIPSVSKGSDPWAAPQQQAPSAGKTADAWAAASAAKPVSATGAFDLFSNLNGTIKDDFSEFDNLRTSKRTAEAVASPPSQNNGTTSPDPFESQPLTAASSKPSSSRKTPESFLGPNAALVNLDSLVTRPAPPAQSLNPFLAPGAAAASAPVNPFQVNQPQPLTLNQLRGSPVLGTSTSFGPSPGVEPVAVASMTSTAPHPALGGSGSSLTPLGPATMNMGGSVGIPPSAAQAAGTTNPFLL, from the exons ATGAGCAGAGAGGTAGCGGAGCAG GAAGAGCGCCTCCGGCGGGGTGATGACCTCAGATTACAGATGGCCCTAGAAGAGAGCCGAAGAGACACAGTTAAAGTTCCCAAAAAGAAAGAG CATGGCTCCCACCCACAGCAGACCACTCTGTTGGATTTAATGGACGCCCTCCCCAGCTCGGGCCCTGCTGCCCAGAAAGCAGAGCCTTGGGGCCGGTCAGCCTCAGCCAACCAGACGAACCCCTGGGGCGGGCCGGCAGCCCCAGCCAGCTCTTCAGACCCCTGGCCATCGTTCG GTGCCAAGCCAGCTGCCCCCGTCGACCCGTGGGGAGTGCCCACCGGAGCCAGCATACCCTCCGTCTCCAAGGGCTCGGACCCCTGGGCAGCCCCACAGCAGCAGGCCCCCAGTGCTGGGAAAACAGCCGACGCCTGGGCCGCAGCCTCGGCCGCCAAGCCTGTTTCGGCCACTG GGGCCTTTGATCTCTTCAGTAATTTGAATGGTACAATTAAAGATGACTTTTCTGAATTTGACAACCTCCGAACTTCAAAAAGAACAG CTGAGGCGGTGGCCTCTCCACCGTCCCAAAACAACGGAACTACAAGCCCCGACCCCTTTGAGTCTCAGCCCCTGACCGCCGCCTCGAGCAAGCCCAGCAGCTCCCGGAAAACCCCCGAGTCCTTCCTGGGCCCCAACGCGGCCCTGGTGAACCTGGACTCGCTGGTGACCAGGCCAGCCCCGCCGGCCCAGTCCCTCAACCCGTTCCTGGCACCAG GTGCAGCCGCAGCCTCGGCCCCTGTCAACCCCTTCCAGGTGAACCAGCCCCAGCCGCTGACGCTGAACCAGCTGCGGGGGAGCCCAGTCCTGGGGACCAGCACGTCCTTTGGGCCGAGCCCGGGGGTGGAGCCCGTGGCTGTGGCCTCCATGACCTCCACAGCCCCGCACCCAGCTCTGGGGGGCAGCGGTTCCTCCCTGACGCCACTGGGCCCCGCCACGATGAACATGGGGGGCAGTGTGGGCATCCCCCCGTCGGCAGCTCAGGCCGCCGGCACAACCAACCCTTTCCTCCTCTAG
- the EPN2 gene encoding epsin-2 isoform X3, translating into MGSSPAPEAWCPSILPGLSDVPCVAQHQWETRGDRPSPCVRLTYQRVLPEVTLVGTQSCFPATSPRVSSELEQARPQTSGEEELQLQLALAMSREVAEQEERLRRGDDLRLQMALEESRRDTVKVPKKKEHGSHPQQTTLLDLMDALPSSGPAAQKAEPWGRSASANQTNPWGGPAAPASSSDPWPSFGAKPAAPVDPWGVPTGASIPSVSKGSDPWAAPQQQAPSAGKTADAWAAASAAKPVSATGAFDLFSNLNGTIKDDFSEFDNLRTSKRTAEAVASPPSQNNGTTSPDPFESQPLTAASSKPSSSRKTPESFLGPNAALVNLDSLVTRPAPPAQSLNPFLAPGAAAASAPVNPFQVNQPQPLTLNQLRGSPVLGTSTSFGPSPGVEPVAVASMTSTAPHPALGGSGSSLTPLGPATMNMGGSVGIPPSAAQAAGTTNPFLL; encoded by the exons ATGGGGTCTTCTCCGGCCCCTGAGGCCTGGTGCCCTTCCATTCTTCCCGGGTTGTCCGACGTGCCTTGTGTTGCCCAGCATCAATGGGAGACACGTGGAGACAGGCCGTCACCTTGCGTGAGGCTCACGTACCAGAGAGTTTTACCAGAAGTCACGCTGGTCGGCACGCAGAGCTGTTTTCCTG CCACCTCCCCGAGGGTGTCCTCTGAGCTGGAGCAGGCCCGGCCCCAGACAAGTGGAGAAGAAGAGTTGCAGCTACAGCTGGCACTTGCCATGAGCAGAGAGGTAGCGGAGCAG GAAGAGCGCCTCCGGCGGGGTGATGACCTCAGATTACAGATGGCCCTAGAAGAGAGCCGAAGAGACACAGTTAAAGTTCCCAAAAAGAAAGAG CATGGCTCCCACCCACAGCAGACCACTCTGTTGGATTTAATGGACGCCCTCCCCAGCTCGGGCCCTGCTGCCCAGAAAGCAGAGCCTTGGGGCCGGTCAGCCTCAGCCAACCAGACGAACCCCTGGGGCGGGCCGGCAGCCCCAGCCAGCTCTTCAGACCCCTGGCCATCGTTCG GTGCCAAGCCAGCTGCCCCCGTCGACCCGTGGGGAGTGCCCACCGGAGCCAGCATACCCTCCGTCTCCAAGGGCTCGGACCCCTGGGCAGCCCCACAGCAGCAGGCCCCCAGTGCTGGGAAAACAGCCGACGCCTGGGCCGCAGCCTCGGCCGCCAAGCCTGTTTCGGCCACTG GGGCCTTTGATCTCTTCAGTAATTTGAATGGTACAATTAAAGATGACTTTTCTGAATTTGACAACCTCCGAACTTCAAAAAGAACAG CTGAGGCGGTGGCCTCTCCACCGTCCCAAAACAACGGAACTACAAGCCCCGACCCCTTTGAGTCTCAGCCCCTGACCGCCGCCTCGAGCAAGCCCAGCAGCTCCCGGAAAACCCCCGAGTCCTTCCTGGGCCCCAACGCGGCCCTGGTGAACCTGGACTCGCTGGTGACCAGGCCAGCCCCGCCGGCCCAGTCCCTCAACCCGTTCCTGGCACCAG GTGCAGCCGCAGCCTCGGCCCCTGTCAACCCCTTCCAGGTGAACCAGCCCCAGCCGCTGACGCTGAACCAGCTGCGGGGGAGCCCAGTCCTGGGGACCAGCACGTCCTTTGGGCCGAGCCCGGGGGTGGAGCCCGTGGCTGTGGCCTCCATGACCTCCACAGCCCCGCACCCAGCTCTGGGGGGCAGCGGTTCCTCCCTGACGCCACTGGGCCCCGCCACGATGAACATGGGGGGCAGTGTGGGCATCCCCCCGTCGGCAGCTCAGGCCGCCGGCACAACCAACCCTTTCCTCCTCTAG